A stretch of the Takifugu flavidus isolate HTHZ2018 chromosome 1, ASM371156v2, whole genome shotgun sequence genome encodes the following:
- the fmnl1b gene encoding formin-like protein 1 isoform X1 encodes MGNATGSLEVPQGKEGKTSPGCSRRQTKLPMPPEAELELRFDAVLNTMNLPPDKVKILSQYDNDKKWDLICDQERFQAKNPPSAYLEKLRNSVDHGVGRKFKRRVQESTQILRELEISLRTNHIGWAQEFLNEENRGLDVLVEYLSVAVTHDVDTPDDVTPPPDRNKGLDKSVDDVSSASNSPSHTSRTNKTFTVRKTLRTSRVMSQTDDVHLCIMCLRAIMNYQTGFDLVMKHPRCVNEITLSLNNRNPRTKALVLELLAAVCLVRGGHDIILSAFDNFQEVCREKSRFEKLMEFFCREDRNLDFMVACMQFINIMVHSVENMNFRVHLQYQFTCHGLDEYLEKLKSTENDRLLVQIQAYLDNMFDVGALLEDAETKNALLEHMDELQEHNTQLSSRLQESEREAEEKVSELEKKLIQTTKEMELLKESLRESSCQVTLLKQREQEQELEHERERERERDRERRTQVLKELESSVQALVEQGLVQMRRSPSGHLDLQVVPIIQQVSQKAEDQVDSGPVTPPPSNQPAPLVEAPPPSAVAQPPPPPPPPPPPVCVPPPLLLPPAGGLTPAPGQVADGSSGPKKKAIQTKYRMPLLNWQVLAANQVTGTVFNELDDEHVLQELNMAEFEEQFKTKAQPPPVDAGTLRVKLSHKSPSKVSLMEPNRAKNLAITLRKEGTSAGDICSAIETYDLRALSLDFLELLERFIPTDYEMKLIQDFGQEGRAPDWLSEEERFMMRFGKIPRLPQHISALTFMGNFPESVRLIQPQLDALIAASMSVKSSGKLKKILEIVLAFGNYMNSSKRGLASGFRLQSLDLLLDTKSTDRKQTLLHFIANVIQERYPDVNNFYSELHFLDKAALGELANIPLMLACSTLACSERSWGLKNGGFCLRPVSLDSVLQDLRALQRGMELTRREFAAERENPVLRTFLSGNAELLVALAADGKTAQDVYESTVEYFGENCKTTPPSMFFPVFTRFIKAYKQAEMENQQRKQQKVLNLQAPTSPTKEDVSGNKIKLQQVDLIAELKRRQVSPQVREGKDGTIEDIITDLRNQPYRRADGGRRSAKWKAGQQLHVSSDISL; translated from the exons ATGGGGAACGCCACAGGTAGCCTGGAGGTACCTCAGGGGAAGGAGGGCAAGACCTCCCCGGGCTGCTCGAGAAGACAAACCAAACTACCGATGCCCccagaggcagagctggagctgcggTTTGACGCCGTGCTG AACACGATGAATCTTCCACCAGACAAAGTGAAGATTCTCAGCCAGTACGACAACGACAAGAAGTGGGATCTGATCTGTGACCAG GAGAGGTTTCAAGCGAAGAATCCACCATCCGCATATTTGGAGAAGCTGAGGAATAGCGTGGATCATGGAGTCGGCCGGAAG TTTAAGAGACGCGTGCAGGAATCTACTCAGATCCTGAGAGAGCTGGAGATTTCCCTCAGGACCAATCATATCGG GTGGGCTCAGGAGTTTCTAAACGAAGAGAACCGAGGTCTAGATGTTCTGGTGGAATATCTGTCGGTCGCCGTCAC ACACGACGTCGACACGCCCGATGACGTCACGCCGCCCCCCGACAGAAACAAAGGTCTGGACAAATCCGTGGATGACGTGAGCAGTGCCAGtaactcaccctcacacacctccaGGACAAATAAGACCTTCACTGTCAG GAAAACGCTGCGCACGTCTCGCGTCATGAGCCAGACAGACGACGTTCACCTGTGCATCATGTGTTTGCGTGCCATCATGAACTACCAG ACGGGCTTCGACCTGGTGATGAAACATCCTCGCTGCGTTAACGAGATCACCCTCAGCCTTAACAACAGGAACCCGCG GACCAAAGCTCTGGTGCTGGAGCTCCTCGCCGCCGTTTGCCTGGTCAGAGGCGGCCATGACATCATCCTGTCCGCCTTCGACAACTTCCAAGAG gtgtgcAGAGAGAAAAGTCGCTTTGAGAAGCTGATGGAATTTTTCTGCAGGGAAGACCGAAACTTGGACTTCATG GTGGCGTGCATGCAGTTCATCAACATCATGGTCCACTCAGTGGAGAACATGAACTTCAGGGTTCACCTGCAGTACCAGTTCACCTGTCACGGGCTGGATGAGTACCTGGAG AAGCTGAAGTCGACCGAGAACGACAGGCTGCTGGTGCAGATTCAGGCCTACCTGGACAACATGTTTGATGTTGGAGCTCTGCTGGAGGACGCCGAGACCAAGAACGCTCTGCTGGAGCACATggatgagctgcaggagcacaacacacag CTGAGCTCCAGACTTCAGGAGAGTGAGAGGGAAGCTGAGGAGAAGGTGTCAGAGTTAGAGAAGAAGTTGATTCAGACCACAAAAGaaatggagctgctgaag GAGAGTCTTCGTGAGTCCTCCTGTCAGGTGACCCTCCTGAAGCAGCgagaacaagaacaagaactGGAACACGAGAGAGAACGAGAACGCGAGCGGGACAGAGAGCGGCGCACCCAGgtcctgaaggagctggagtCCAGTGTCCAGGCTCTGGTGGAGCAGGGCCTGGTCCAGATGAGGCGGTCGCCATCTGGACACCTGGACCTCCAGGTGGTCCCTATCATCCAGCAGGTTTCGCAGAAAG CTGAAGATCAAGTTGATTCAGGCCCAGTGACTCCGCCCCCTTCAAATCAACCTGCCCCCCTGGTggaagctcctcctccatcagcagtgGCGCAGCCgcctcccccacccccgccacctcctcctccagtctgcgttccccctccccttctgctgccccctgctggaggtcTGACCCCAGCACCCGGCCAGGTGGCTGATGGAAGTTCAG GTCCTAAGAAGAAAGCCATCCAAACCAAATACCGGATGCCGCTGTTGAACTGGCAGGTGCTGGCGGCGAACCAGGTGACCGGAACTGTCTTCAACGAGCTGGACGACGAGCACGTCCTCCAG GAGCTGAACATGGCCGAGTTTGAGGAGCAGTTCAAGACGAAggctcagcctcctcctgtggACGCCGGCACCCTCAGGGTCAAACTGTCCCACAAGAGTCCCAGTAAAGTGTCTCTGATGGAGCCAAACAGGGCCAAAAACCTGGCAATAACcctgaggaaggaaggaacgtCAGCGGGCGACATCTGCTCCGCCATCGAGAC GTACGACCTGCGAGCTCTGAGCCTGGACTTCCTGGAGCTCCTCGAGCGTTTCATCCCCACCGACTACGAAATGAAGCTGATCCAGGACTTCGGGCAGGAGGGCAGAGCGCCGGATTGGCTGAGCGAGGAGGAGCGCTTCATGATGCGCTTCGGGAAGATCCCGCGGCTGCCGCAGCACATCAGCGCCCTGACGTTCATGGGAAACTTCCCCGAGAGCGTCCGGCTCATCCAGCCG CAACTGGACGCTCTGATCGCCGCATCCATGTCCGTCAAATCCTCCGGcaaactgaagaaaatcctGGAG ATCGTTCTGGCTTTTGGAAACTACATGAACAGCAGCAAGCGAGGGCTGGCGTCCGGCTTCCGCCTGCAGAGTTTAGACCTG TTGTTGGACACTAAATCTACCGACCGGAAACAGACGCTGCTGCACTTCATCGCCAATGTCATCCAGGAGAGATACCCAGACGTGAACAACTTCTACTCTGAGCTGCACTTCCTGGACAAGGCGGCGCTGGGTGAGCTTGCAAATATTCCACTAATGTTAGCGTGTAGCACGTTAGCATGCTCTGAGAGAAGCTGGGGATTGAAAAACGGTGGGTTCTGTCTCCGTCCAGTGTCTCTTGACAGCGTCCTGCAGGACCTGCGAGCTCTGCAGCGAGGGATGGAGCTGACGAGGCGAGAGTTCGCCGCAGAGCGCGAAAATCCGGTTCTGCGCACGTTCCTGAGCGGCAACGCCGAGCTGCTCGTCGCTCTGGCGGCCGACGGGAAAACGGCCCAG GACGTTTACGAGTCCACCGTGGAGTACTTTGGCGAGAACTGTAAAACAACTCCGCCTTCCATGTTCTTCCCCGTGTTCACCAGGTTCATCAAGGCCTACAAG CAAGCGGAGATGgagaaccagcagaggaagcagcagaaggtcCTGAACCTCCAGGCTCCAACAAGTCCAACCAAAGAAGACGTCAGTGGGAACAAG ATCAAACTTCAGCAGGTGGACCTGATTgcagagctgaagaggaggcaggtgtctcctcaggtgagggaggggaaggaCGGCACCATTGAGGACATCATCACAG ATCTGAGGAATCAGCCATACAGACGGGCTGATGGAGGTCGACGCAGTGCCAAGTGGAAGGCGGGACAGCAGCTCCACGTGTCGTCTGACATCTCGCTGTGA
- the fmnl1b gene encoding formin-like protein 1 isoform X2: MGNATGSLEVPQGKEGKTSPGCSRRQTKLPMPPEAELELRFDAVLNTMNLPPDKVKILSQYDNDKKWDLICDQERFQAKNPPSAYLEKLRNSVDHGVGRKFKRRVQESTQILRELEISLRTNHIGWAQEFLNEENRGLDVLVEYLSVAVTHDVDTPDDVTPPPDRNKGLDKSVDDVSSASNSPSHTSRTNKTFTVRKTLRTSRVMSQTDDVHLCIMCLRAIMNYQTGFDLVMKHPRCVNEITLSLNNRNPRTKALVLELLAAVCLVRGGHDIILSAFDNFQEVCREKSRFEKLMEFFCREDRNLDFMVACMQFINIMVHSVENMNFRVHLQYQFTCHGLDEYLEKLKSTENDRLLVQIQAYLDNMFDVGALLEDAETKNALLEHMDELQEHNTQLSSRLQESEREAEEKVSELEKKLIQTTKEMELLKESLRESSCQVTLLKQREQEQELEHERERERERDRERRTQVLKELESSVQALVEQGLVQMRRSPSGHLDLQVVPIIQQVSQKAEDQVDSGPVTPPPSNQPAPLVEAPPPSAVAQPPPPPPPPPPPVCVPPPLLLPPAGGLTPAPGQVADGSSGPKKKAIQTKYRMPLLNWQVLAANQVTGTVFNELDDEHVLQELNMAEFEEQFKTKAQPPPVDAGTLRVKLSHKSPSKVSLMEPNRAKNLAITLRKEGTSAGDICSAIETYDLRALSLDFLELLERFIPTDYEMKLIQDFGQEGRAPDWLSEEERFMMRFGKIPRLPQHISALTFMGNFPESVRLIQPQLDALIAASMSVKSSGKLKKILEIVLAFGNYMNSSKRGLASGFRLQSLDLLLDTKSTDRKQTLLHFIANVIQERYPDVNNFYSELHFLDKAALVSLDSVLQDLRALQRGMELTRREFAAERENPVLRTFLSGNAELLVALAADGKTAQDVYESTVEYFGENCKTTPPSMFFPVFTRFIKAYKQAEMENQQRKQQKVLNLQAPTSPTKEDVSGNKIKLQQVDLIAELKRRQVSPQVREGKDGTIEDIITDLRNQPYRRADGGRRSAKWKAGQQLHVSSDISL, encoded by the exons ATGGGGAACGCCACAGGTAGCCTGGAGGTACCTCAGGGGAAGGAGGGCAAGACCTCCCCGGGCTGCTCGAGAAGACAAACCAAACTACCGATGCCCccagaggcagagctggagctgcggTTTGACGCCGTGCTG AACACGATGAATCTTCCACCAGACAAAGTGAAGATTCTCAGCCAGTACGACAACGACAAGAAGTGGGATCTGATCTGTGACCAG GAGAGGTTTCAAGCGAAGAATCCACCATCCGCATATTTGGAGAAGCTGAGGAATAGCGTGGATCATGGAGTCGGCCGGAAG TTTAAGAGACGCGTGCAGGAATCTACTCAGATCCTGAGAGAGCTGGAGATTTCCCTCAGGACCAATCATATCGG GTGGGCTCAGGAGTTTCTAAACGAAGAGAACCGAGGTCTAGATGTTCTGGTGGAATATCTGTCGGTCGCCGTCAC ACACGACGTCGACACGCCCGATGACGTCACGCCGCCCCCCGACAGAAACAAAGGTCTGGACAAATCCGTGGATGACGTGAGCAGTGCCAGtaactcaccctcacacacctccaGGACAAATAAGACCTTCACTGTCAG GAAAACGCTGCGCACGTCTCGCGTCATGAGCCAGACAGACGACGTTCACCTGTGCATCATGTGTTTGCGTGCCATCATGAACTACCAG ACGGGCTTCGACCTGGTGATGAAACATCCTCGCTGCGTTAACGAGATCACCCTCAGCCTTAACAACAGGAACCCGCG GACCAAAGCTCTGGTGCTGGAGCTCCTCGCCGCCGTTTGCCTGGTCAGAGGCGGCCATGACATCATCCTGTCCGCCTTCGACAACTTCCAAGAG gtgtgcAGAGAGAAAAGTCGCTTTGAGAAGCTGATGGAATTTTTCTGCAGGGAAGACCGAAACTTGGACTTCATG GTGGCGTGCATGCAGTTCATCAACATCATGGTCCACTCAGTGGAGAACATGAACTTCAGGGTTCACCTGCAGTACCAGTTCACCTGTCACGGGCTGGATGAGTACCTGGAG AAGCTGAAGTCGACCGAGAACGACAGGCTGCTGGTGCAGATTCAGGCCTACCTGGACAACATGTTTGATGTTGGAGCTCTGCTGGAGGACGCCGAGACCAAGAACGCTCTGCTGGAGCACATggatgagctgcaggagcacaacacacag CTGAGCTCCAGACTTCAGGAGAGTGAGAGGGAAGCTGAGGAGAAGGTGTCAGAGTTAGAGAAGAAGTTGATTCAGACCACAAAAGaaatggagctgctgaag GAGAGTCTTCGTGAGTCCTCCTGTCAGGTGACCCTCCTGAAGCAGCgagaacaagaacaagaactGGAACACGAGAGAGAACGAGAACGCGAGCGGGACAGAGAGCGGCGCACCCAGgtcctgaaggagctggagtCCAGTGTCCAGGCTCTGGTGGAGCAGGGCCTGGTCCAGATGAGGCGGTCGCCATCTGGACACCTGGACCTCCAGGTGGTCCCTATCATCCAGCAGGTTTCGCAGAAAG CTGAAGATCAAGTTGATTCAGGCCCAGTGACTCCGCCCCCTTCAAATCAACCTGCCCCCCTGGTggaagctcctcctccatcagcagtgGCGCAGCCgcctcccccacccccgccacctcctcctccagtctgcgttccccctccccttctgctgccccctgctggaggtcTGACCCCAGCACCCGGCCAGGTGGCTGATGGAAGTTCAG GTCCTAAGAAGAAAGCCATCCAAACCAAATACCGGATGCCGCTGTTGAACTGGCAGGTGCTGGCGGCGAACCAGGTGACCGGAACTGTCTTCAACGAGCTGGACGACGAGCACGTCCTCCAG GAGCTGAACATGGCCGAGTTTGAGGAGCAGTTCAAGACGAAggctcagcctcctcctgtggACGCCGGCACCCTCAGGGTCAAACTGTCCCACAAGAGTCCCAGTAAAGTGTCTCTGATGGAGCCAAACAGGGCCAAAAACCTGGCAATAACcctgaggaaggaaggaacgtCAGCGGGCGACATCTGCTCCGCCATCGAGAC GTACGACCTGCGAGCTCTGAGCCTGGACTTCCTGGAGCTCCTCGAGCGTTTCATCCCCACCGACTACGAAATGAAGCTGATCCAGGACTTCGGGCAGGAGGGCAGAGCGCCGGATTGGCTGAGCGAGGAGGAGCGCTTCATGATGCGCTTCGGGAAGATCCCGCGGCTGCCGCAGCACATCAGCGCCCTGACGTTCATGGGAAACTTCCCCGAGAGCGTCCGGCTCATCCAGCCG CAACTGGACGCTCTGATCGCCGCATCCATGTCCGTCAAATCCTCCGGcaaactgaagaaaatcctGGAG ATCGTTCTGGCTTTTGGAAACTACATGAACAGCAGCAAGCGAGGGCTGGCGTCCGGCTTCCGCCTGCAGAGTTTAGACCTG TTGTTGGACACTAAATCTACCGACCGGAAACAGACGCTGCTGCACTTCATCGCCAATGTCATCCAGGAGAGATACCCAGACGTGAACAACTTCTACTCTGAGCTGCACTTCCTGGACAAGGCGGCGCTGG TGTCTCTTGACAGCGTCCTGCAGGACCTGCGAGCTCTGCAGCGAGGGATGGAGCTGACGAGGCGAGAGTTCGCCGCAGAGCGCGAAAATCCGGTTCTGCGCACGTTCCTGAGCGGCAACGCCGAGCTGCTCGTCGCTCTGGCGGCCGACGGGAAAACGGCCCAG GACGTTTACGAGTCCACCGTGGAGTACTTTGGCGAGAACTGTAAAACAACTCCGCCTTCCATGTTCTTCCCCGTGTTCACCAGGTTCATCAAGGCCTACAAG CAAGCGGAGATGgagaaccagcagaggaagcagcagaaggtcCTGAACCTCCAGGCTCCAACAAGTCCAACCAAAGAAGACGTCAGTGGGAACAAG ATCAAACTTCAGCAGGTGGACCTGATTgcagagctgaagaggaggcaggtgtctcctcaggtgagggaggggaaggaCGGCACCATTGAGGACATCATCACAG ATCTGAGGAATCAGCCATACAGACGGGCTGATGGAGGTCGACGCAGTGCCAAGTGGAAGGCGGGACAGCAGCTCCACGTGTCGTCTGACATCTCGCTGTGA
- the fmnl1b gene encoding formin-like protein 1 isoform X4 — translation MGNATGSLEVPQGKEGKTSPGCSRRQTKLPMPPEAELELRFDAVLNTMNLPPDKVKILSQYDNDKKWDLICDQERFQAKNPPSAYLEKLRNSVDHGVGRKFKRRVQESTQILRELEISLRTNHIGWAQEFLNEENRGLDVLVEYLSVAVTHDVDTPDDVTPPPDRNKGLDKSVDDVSSASNSPSHTSRTNKTFTVRKTLRTSRVMSQTDDVHLCIMCLRAIMNYQTGFDLVMKHPRCVNEITLSLNNRNPRTKALVLELLAAVCLVRGGHDIILSAFDNFQEVCREKSRFEKLMEFFCREDRNLDFMVACMQFINIMVHSVENMNFRVHLQYQFTCHGLDEYLEKLKSTENDRLLVQIQAYLDNMFDVGALLEDAETKNALLEHMDELQEHNTQLSSRLQESEREAEEKVSELEKKLIQTTKEMELLKESLRESSCQVTLLKQREQEQELEHERERERERDRERRTQVLKELESSVQALVEQGLVQMRRSPSGHLDLQVVPIIQQVSQKAEDQVDSGPVTPPPSNQPAPLVEAPPPSAVAQPPPPPPPPPPPVCVPPPLLLPPAGGLTPAPGQVADGSSGPKKKAIQTKYRMPLLNWQVLAANQVTGTVFNELDDEHVLQELNMAEFEEQFKTKAQPPPVDAGTLRVKLSHKSPSKVSLMEPNRAKNLAITLRKEGTSAGDICSAIETYDLRALSLDFLELLERFIPTDYEMKLIQDFGQEGRAPDWLSEEERFMMRFGKIPRLPQHISALTFMGNFPESVRLIQPQLDALIAASMSVKSSGKLKKILEIVLAFGNYMNSSKRGLASGFRLQSLDLLLDTKSTDRKQTLLHFIANVIQERYPDVNNFYSELHFLDKAALVSLDSVLQDLRALQRGMELTRREFAAERENPVLRTFLSGNAELLVALAADGKTAQVTTDGLQTRLKI, via the exons ATGGGGAACGCCACAGGTAGCCTGGAGGTACCTCAGGGGAAGGAGGGCAAGACCTCCCCGGGCTGCTCGAGAAGACAAACCAAACTACCGATGCCCccagaggcagagctggagctgcggTTTGACGCCGTGCTG AACACGATGAATCTTCCACCAGACAAAGTGAAGATTCTCAGCCAGTACGACAACGACAAGAAGTGGGATCTGATCTGTGACCAG GAGAGGTTTCAAGCGAAGAATCCACCATCCGCATATTTGGAGAAGCTGAGGAATAGCGTGGATCATGGAGTCGGCCGGAAG TTTAAGAGACGCGTGCAGGAATCTACTCAGATCCTGAGAGAGCTGGAGATTTCCCTCAGGACCAATCATATCGG GTGGGCTCAGGAGTTTCTAAACGAAGAGAACCGAGGTCTAGATGTTCTGGTGGAATATCTGTCGGTCGCCGTCAC ACACGACGTCGACACGCCCGATGACGTCACGCCGCCCCCCGACAGAAACAAAGGTCTGGACAAATCCGTGGATGACGTGAGCAGTGCCAGtaactcaccctcacacacctccaGGACAAATAAGACCTTCACTGTCAG GAAAACGCTGCGCACGTCTCGCGTCATGAGCCAGACAGACGACGTTCACCTGTGCATCATGTGTTTGCGTGCCATCATGAACTACCAG ACGGGCTTCGACCTGGTGATGAAACATCCTCGCTGCGTTAACGAGATCACCCTCAGCCTTAACAACAGGAACCCGCG GACCAAAGCTCTGGTGCTGGAGCTCCTCGCCGCCGTTTGCCTGGTCAGAGGCGGCCATGACATCATCCTGTCCGCCTTCGACAACTTCCAAGAG gtgtgcAGAGAGAAAAGTCGCTTTGAGAAGCTGATGGAATTTTTCTGCAGGGAAGACCGAAACTTGGACTTCATG GTGGCGTGCATGCAGTTCATCAACATCATGGTCCACTCAGTGGAGAACATGAACTTCAGGGTTCACCTGCAGTACCAGTTCACCTGTCACGGGCTGGATGAGTACCTGGAG AAGCTGAAGTCGACCGAGAACGACAGGCTGCTGGTGCAGATTCAGGCCTACCTGGACAACATGTTTGATGTTGGAGCTCTGCTGGAGGACGCCGAGACCAAGAACGCTCTGCTGGAGCACATggatgagctgcaggagcacaacacacag CTGAGCTCCAGACTTCAGGAGAGTGAGAGGGAAGCTGAGGAGAAGGTGTCAGAGTTAGAGAAGAAGTTGATTCAGACCACAAAAGaaatggagctgctgaag GAGAGTCTTCGTGAGTCCTCCTGTCAGGTGACCCTCCTGAAGCAGCgagaacaagaacaagaactGGAACACGAGAGAGAACGAGAACGCGAGCGGGACAGAGAGCGGCGCACCCAGgtcctgaaggagctggagtCCAGTGTCCAGGCTCTGGTGGAGCAGGGCCTGGTCCAGATGAGGCGGTCGCCATCTGGACACCTGGACCTCCAGGTGGTCCCTATCATCCAGCAGGTTTCGCAGAAAG CTGAAGATCAAGTTGATTCAGGCCCAGTGACTCCGCCCCCTTCAAATCAACCTGCCCCCCTGGTggaagctcctcctccatcagcagtgGCGCAGCCgcctcccccacccccgccacctcctcctccagtctgcgttccccctccccttctgctgccccctgctggaggtcTGACCCCAGCACCCGGCCAGGTGGCTGATGGAAGTTCAG GTCCTAAGAAGAAAGCCATCCAAACCAAATACCGGATGCCGCTGTTGAACTGGCAGGTGCTGGCGGCGAACCAGGTGACCGGAACTGTCTTCAACGAGCTGGACGACGAGCACGTCCTCCAG GAGCTGAACATGGCCGAGTTTGAGGAGCAGTTCAAGACGAAggctcagcctcctcctgtggACGCCGGCACCCTCAGGGTCAAACTGTCCCACAAGAGTCCCAGTAAAGTGTCTCTGATGGAGCCAAACAGGGCCAAAAACCTGGCAATAACcctgaggaaggaaggaacgtCAGCGGGCGACATCTGCTCCGCCATCGAGAC GTACGACCTGCGAGCTCTGAGCCTGGACTTCCTGGAGCTCCTCGAGCGTTTCATCCCCACCGACTACGAAATGAAGCTGATCCAGGACTTCGGGCAGGAGGGCAGAGCGCCGGATTGGCTGAGCGAGGAGGAGCGCTTCATGATGCGCTTCGGGAAGATCCCGCGGCTGCCGCAGCACATCAGCGCCCTGACGTTCATGGGAAACTTCCCCGAGAGCGTCCGGCTCATCCAGCCG CAACTGGACGCTCTGATCGCCGCATCCATGTCCGTCAAATCCTCCGGcaaactgaagaaaatcctGGAG ATCGTTCTGGCTTTTGGAAACTACATGAACAGCAGCAAGCGAGGGCTGGCGTCCGGCTTCCGCCTGCAGAGTTTAGACCTG TTGTTGGACACTAAATCTACCGACCGGAAACAGACGCTGCTGCACTTCATCGCCAATGTCATCCAGGAGAGATACCCAGACGTGAACAACTTCTACTCTGAGCTGCACTTCCTGGACAAGGCGGCGCTGG TGTCTCTTGACAGCGTCCTGCAGGACCTGCGAGCTCTGCAGCGAGGGATGGAGCTGACGAGGCGAGAGTTCGCCGCAGAGCGCGAAAATCCGGTTCTGCGCACGTTCCTGAGCGGCAACGCCGAGCTGCTCGTCGCTCTGGCGGCCGACGGGAAAACGGCCCAGGTCACCACCGATGGCCTTCAAACCCGCTTGAAGATCTGA